In the Candidatus Cloacimonas acidaminovorans str. Evry genome, one interval contains:
- a CDS encoding GNAT family N-acetyltransferase, translating into MLQVNYKIVQETDTKAILELYQQAGWWQSESSDNDLDIIAKIVANSFCFVIAILDGKIVGMGRAISDGISDAYIQDVTVQKEYRGKGIGKGIMRTLIKFLKENNLRWIGLISEPGYESFYQGLGFKVMTSYTPFLLSE; encoded by the coding sequence ATGTTACAGGTAAATTATAAAATTGTGCAGGAAACGGATACAAAAGCTATCTTAGAGCTATATCAACAAGCCGGATGGTGGCAATCAGAAAGCAGTGATAACGACTTAGACATTATTGCTAAAATTGTTGCCAATTCCTTTTGTTTTGTTATTGCTATCTTAGATGGTAAAATTGTCGGTATGGGTAGAGCTATCAGTGATGGAATAAGTGATGCTTATATTCAGGATGTAACCGTGCAAAAGGAATATCGGGGTAAGGGTATCGGCAAAGGAATTATGCGCACATTGATAAAGTTTCTAAAAGAAAATAATCTGAGATGGATAGGACTTATCAGCGAACCTGGTTATGAGAGTTTTTATCAGGGTTTGGGCTTTAAAGTTATGACTTCCTACACTCCATTTTTGTTAAGTGAATAA
- a CDS encoding DUF2156 domain-containing protein: MKDLQLITEEHIPLLQEFLTRYPRRNCDFNLTNLLAWGKIYRNHYLLWQDNLVIFNPKYQNVCFPLGENFTPKDLADLVILFKQEYPEAELIIIPEEYYAKNPELDNYFTVREDRAWADYVYQIDKLVQLSGKKLAKKKNLISQFIRAYPDYQVLPVTSDKFEVLLRFTYKWKRERSAEGIYLMTEIKAIENTLAMWDLLPAEGIIICLHDKIAAFSIFSPQTQDMVTEHFEKFDPEKKGAAQLVNWETAKYLQKRYKYLNREQDLGLEGLRQAKLSYQPEFLVKFLVTNLK; encoded by the coding sequence ATGAAGGATTTGCAATTAATCACGGAAGAGCATATTCCTCTGCTCCAGGAATTTTTAACCCGTTATCCGAGAAGAAATTGTGACTTCAATTTAACCAATCTCCTTGCCTGGGGAAAGATTTATCGGAATCATTATCTTTTGTGGCAGGATAACCTGGTAATTTTCAATCCCAAATATCAGAATGTCTGTTTTCCTTTAGGCGAAAATTTCACTCCAAAGGACTTGGCTGATTTAGTAATTCTTTTCAAGCAGGAATATCCCGAAGCGGAATTAATCATTATTCCGGAAGAGTATTATGCCAAAAATCCTGAACTGGATAATTATTTTACGGTGCGGGAAGATAGAGCTTGGGCAGATTATGTTTATCAAATAGATAAATTAGTTCAGCTTTCCGGTAAAAAGTTGGCAAAAAAGAAGAACCTTATTTCCCAATTTATTCGTGCCTATCCCGATTATCAAGTTTTGCCTGTAACCAGCGATAAATTTGAGGTCCTGTTGCGTTTTACCTATAAATGGAAAAGGGAACGCAGTGCAGAAGGTATTTATTTAATGACGGAAATTAAGGCAATTGAAAACACTCTGGCAATGTGGGACCTTTTACCCGCGGAAGGAATAATTATTTGCCTGCACGATAAAATTGCTGCCTTTTCTATTTTTTCACCTCAGACACAGGATATGGTTACGGAACATTTTGAAAAATTTGACCCGGAGAAAAAAGGCGCTGCTCAATTAGTTAATTGGGAAACAGCAAAATATCTCCAAAAAAGGTATAAATATTTAAACCGGGAACAAGACCTTGGTCTGGAAGGTTTAAGACAGGCAAAACTCTCCTATCAACCGGAGTTTTTAGTCAAATTCCTGGTTACCAATCTTAAGTGA
- a CDS encoding CsgG/HfaB family protein has protein sequence MTKILYFLCIGALLISACAQNQAPAKVEVVNLMPAEKQITDEQIHLKKKIAIGRFTNETRLANSFLNEGSNTGSRMSKAANDILASKLAITNRFILIERQDELILDINQQVADIAQYHIPADYIILGSITEFGTSNTGNVGLIDRTKKQTAFAKVNLRILDTHTGRVIYGEEGAGEASTSTSTVLGMGSQAGYDTSLADKAIDAAISSVIDNIVAKLSQDKWRSYVLQQENNQLIISGGEKQGIKVDDVFSVYQRGKTVMNPQTNIPIELPGNKIASIKITKLIPGDEISEVSYAEIIEGQVVGDLSSLYVCEQ, from the coding sequence ATGACTAAAATCCTGTACTTTCTCTGTATTGGTGCTTTACTTATAAGCGCCTGTGCTCAAAATCAAGCTCCTGCAAAAGTGGAAGTGGTAAATCTGATGCCAGCGGAAAAGCAAATTACAGATGAACAGATTCATCTGAAAAAGAAAATTGCCATCGGACGGTTTACCAATGAAACAAGATTAGCAAACAGTTTTCTGAACGAAGGTAGCAATACGGGAAGCAGAATGAGCAAAGCAGCCAATGATATTTTAGCCAGCAAACTGGCAATAACAAATCGCTTTATCCTGATTGAAAGACAGGACGAACTTATTTTGGATATAAATCAGCAAGTTGCCGATATTGCTCAATATCATATTCCTGCTGATTATATAATTTTGGGTTCTATAACTGAATTCGGAACCAGCAATACCGGTAATGTGGGCTTAATAGATCGCACTAAAAAACAAACCGCTTTTGCTAAAGTTAACTTGAGGATATTGGATACCCATACCGGAAGAGTAATTTACGGTGAAGAAGGTGCCGGTGAAGCTTCTACTTCAACTTCTACTGTTTTAGGAATGGGTTCACAGGCAGGTTATGATACTTCTCTTGCCGATAAAGCAATTGATGCAGCTATTAGTAGTGTGATAGATAATATTGTAGCTAAGCTTTCTCAAGATAAATGGCGTTCTTATGTTTTGCAGCAGGAAAACAATCAACTGATTATTTCGGGCGGTGAAAAACAAGGAATTAAAGTGGATGATGTCTTTAGCGTTTACCAGCGCGGAAAAACAGTTATGAATCCCCAAACAAACATCCCTATTGAACTTCCGGGTAATAAAATTGCCAGTATCAAAATAACTAAACTTATACCCGGGGATGAAATAAGCGAGGTCTCTTATGCGGAAATTATTGAAGGGCAGGTCGTTGGAGACCTATCCTCACTGTATGTTTGTGAACAATAA
- a CDS encoding GNA1162 family protein — MKRIIYLFLFPIVLLYFSGCAYQEYTLLDAYPNLYENPPASILILPPVNKSTAVEAKEYFACSLSEAIGSKGYYTFPVEAVFTVLRDEGLYDTEIYTPELLTNLYKYFQADAVLLTSIEKWDKTWFLTSGNLQIDAKYTLLSTTTGEKIWDFTSHTDVELTSSSDNLLVSMLESAIKTAVEDYFPNCLAANKETMNRGLPYGKHHPLFGTDTAYSIPPGKTVDIKINK, encoded by the coding sequence ATGAAACGGATTATATATCTTTTCCTTTTTCCTATAGTGCTTTTATATTTTTCCGGCTGTGCATATCAGGAATATACTTTGTTGGATGCCTATCCCAATCTTTATGAAAATCCTCCGGCATCTATCTTAATTTTACCTCCCGTAAATAAAAGTACTGCGGTTGAAGCCAAAGAATATTTTGCCTGTTCACTATCTGAAGCAATTGGAAGTAAAGGATATTATACTTTTCCTGTTGAAGCTGTTTTTACGGTGTTAAGAGATGAAGGTTTATACGATACTGAAATCTACACTCCCGAGCTTCTTACCAACCTCTATAAATATTTTCAGGCAGATGCAGTGTTACTAACTTCTATAGAAAAATGGGATAAAACCTGGTTTTTAACCTCAGGGAACTTACAGATAGATGCTAAATATACACTATTAAGCACCACTACCGGCGAAAAAATCTGGGATTTTACTTCTCACACGGATGTTGAATTAACTTCCAGCAGCGATAATTTACTGGTTTCAATGTTGGAATCTGCCATCAAAACTGCAGTAGAGGATTATTTTCCTAATTGCCTTGCTGCTAATAAAGAGACAATGAATAGGGGCTTACCTTATGGAAAACACCATCCTCTTTTTGGCACTGATACGGCGTATAGTATTCCACCAGGAAAGACAGTAGATATTAAAATTAATAAATAA
- a CDS encoding S41 family peptidase has translation MNAYYRQPAIYKDQVVFIAEDDLWTFNLKDKVARRLTANLGMIRYPQFSPDGKQIAFTSTEEGTSEIYIMPSEGGEAKRLTYLGAYPYTLRWKGSKIIFASQHSSPLQHYNLYEIDSEGGSPVELPYGRATHISFGEKGVVLGRNTGNPARWKRYRGGTAGYLLVDKNGDGKFKKLIDLKGNFAHPMWIGNRIYFICDHEGIGNIYSCTPEGKDLQKHSNHKDFYARGAYSDGKSIIWHAGADLWLMDIKENKPRKLSFAYSSPMVQRQHKFVSPPKNLEDIYLSPDGGSISFALRGKALVSGNWEGSVQQYGFKQGVRYRLPQILPDGKHLLLLSDEPGYERFEIHPLRKDFEKVSEEVVIIDNPDLGRVTNFVPAPKGSLVAIENHRCELIVLDLESKEFKNIDRNGFGLIWAFNWSPDGRWLTYSINRDRNTRHIIIWDSQENQSHIVSKPVLNDTVPVFDPEGKYLYFASVRNLNPLRDSIQFDFIYPNSYKPYLIPLRKDLRSPFIPESKPFETKPEIPKKEDKIEEKEQKEEVKPVEIDFDGICDRLIEFPVQPGIIGGLGAIKDRLFYVNVPLEDSMNEESKFDLMCYDLNKLEGWTYAKDITDYDLSQDGSAILIRQKDKVRVISAKLEPKAELPADATPGKKSGYIDLNRFSVEIVPIQEWQQMFKEAWRLQTQHYWVEDMAGIDWQKVFDRYYPIVERCACRSDFSDLMWEMQGELGTSHCYEFGGDYRQSPNYRIGKLGIDYRYNARKKGYEIIRILKGDYWLSENRSPFMNPGLNVSEGWIIKAVNGIPVTKTIPPERLTLNLAGQQVQLTVSSPDNKEEKVVTIPTMKDELQARYRDWVEANREYVHKVSKGKLGYVHIPDMQKDGLIEFHRYFLAEVDYEGLIIDVRNNGGGSVSGLLLQKLARKRIGYDKTRWWDDNPYLDNAPMGPMVCITDEHAGSDGDIFSHSFKLLGLGKLIGKRTWGGVIGIWPRHWLVDGTITTQPEFSFWFKDVGWGVENYGTDPDIEVDIMPQDYVQGKDPQLDVAIKTCLAEIKKNPPLKPDFSKIPRKTLP, from the coding sequence ATGAATGCGTATTATCGTCAACCCGCAATATATAAAGATCAAGTGGTCTTTATTGCTGAAGATGACCTCTGGACTTTTAACTTAAAAGATAAAGTTGCCAGGCGTCTAACTGCTAATTTGGGTATGATTCGCTATCCTCAATTTTCTCCTGATGGTAAACAAATTGCTTTTACCAGCACAGAAGAAGGAACTTCCGAAATTTATATAATGCCTTCTGAAGGTGGCGAAGCAAAACGCTTAACTTATTTGGGAGCTTATCCTTATACGCTTAGATGGAAAGGCAGCAAAATTATTTTCGCTTCTCAACACAGTTCTCCTCTCCAGCATTACAATCTTTACGAAATTGATAGCGAAGGTGGATCTCCGGTTGAACTACCTTATGGAAGAGCAACCCATATTTCTTTTGGTGAAAAAGGAGTTGTTTTAGGTAGAAATACAGGCAACCCGGCAAGGTGGAAAAGATATAGAGGTGGAACAGCCGGTTATTTATTAGTGGATAAAAATGGCGATGGCAAATTCAAGAAACTGATTGACCTGAAAGGAAATTTTGCTCATCCTATGTGGATTGGTAACCGGATTTACTTTATTTGCGATCACGAAGGCATTGGCAATATTTATTCTTGCACTCCGGAGGGGAAAGACCTGCAAAAACACAGCAATCATAAGGACTTTTATGCCCGCGGTGCATATTCCGATGGCAAAAGTATTATCTGGCACGCAGGAGCAGACCTTTGGCTGATGGACATTAAAGAAAACAAACCCCGAAAATTGTCTTTTGCTTATAGCAGCCCGATGGTACAAAGGCAACACAAATTTGTCAGCCCTCCTAAAAATTTGGAGGATATATATCTTTCTCCCGATGGAGGTTCCATCTCCTTTGCCTTGCGCGGAAAAGCATTAGTGAGTGGAAATTGGGAAGGCAGTGTGCAACAATATGGTTTTAAACAGGGTGTGCGTTATCGTCTGCCTCAAATTTTGCCCGATGGTAAACATCTACTTTTGCTTTCCGATGAGCCCGGTTATGAGCGTTTTGAAATTCACCCTTTGCGTAAGGACTTTGAAAAGGTTTCCGAAGAAGTGGTGATTATTGATAATCCCGATTTAGGCAGAGTTACAAATTTTGTTCCGGCTCCGAAGGGCTCGCTGGTTGCTATTGAAAATCACCGTTGTGAGCTGATAGTTCTGGATTTGGAAAGCAAAGAATTTAAAAATATAGACCGTAACGGGTTTGGTTTAATTTGGGCTTTTAACTGGTCACCGGATGGACGCTGGCTTACTTATAGCATAAATCGTGATAGAAACACCCGCCATATTATTATTTGGGACAGCCAAGAAAATCAATCGCATATAGTAAGTAAACCCGTGTTAAATGATACTGTCCCTGTTTTTGATCCGGAAGGTAAGTATCTCTATTTTGCCTCGGTGCGCAATTTAAACCCTTTACGGGATAGTATTCAGTTTGATTTCATTTATCCCAATTCCTATAAGCCCTATTTGATTCCGCTAAGAAAAGACCTGCGTTCTCCTTTTATTCCAGAATCCAAGCCCTTTGAAACAAAACCGGAAATCCCAAAGAAAGAGGATAAGATAGAAGAGAAAGAACAAAAAGAAGAAGTTAAACCCGTAGAAATTGATTTTGACGGTATCTGCGACCGCTTAATAGAATTTCCGGTTCAGCCAGGAATTATCGGAGGTCTGGGTGCAATCAAAGACCGCTTGTTCTATGTAAATGTACCTCTGGAAGACAGTATGAATGAAGAATCCAAGTTTGATCTGATGTGCTATGATTTGAACAAACTGGAGGGTTGGACTTATGCTAAAGATATTACCGATTATGATCTTAGCCAGGATGGCTCTGCTATTTTAATCAGACAAAAAGATAAAGTCCGCGTTATTTCTGCCAAGCTTGAACCCAAAGCGGAATTGCCTGCTGATGCAACACCCGGCAAAAAGAGTGGCTATATAGATTTGAATAGATTCTCTGTGGAAATTGTGCCTATCCAGGAATGGCAACAGATGTTCAAAGAGGCCTGGCGTTTACAGACACAACATTATTGGGTGGAAGATATGGCAGGAATTGATTGGCAAAAGGTTTTTGATCGCTACTATCCTATAGTTGAGCGTTGTGCTTGCAGAAGTGATTTTTCCGATTTGATGTGGGAAATGCAAGGCGAATTGGGAACCAGCCATTGTTATGAATTTGGCGGTGACTATCGTCAAAGTCCCAATTACCGCATTGGCAAACTGGGAATTGATTATCGCTATAATGCCCGCAAAAAGGGTTATGAAATAATCCGGATTTTAAAAGGTGACTACTGGCTAAGCGAAAATCGTTCGCCTTTTATGAACCCAGGATTGAATGTTTCCGAGGGTTGGATAATTAAAGCCGTAAACGGAATTCCTGTCACTAAAACGATTCCTCCGGAAAGGTTAACTCTGAATTTAGCCGGACAACAAGTTCAGTTAACAGTTTCCAGTCCCGATAACAAAGAAGAAAAAGTGGTAACCATTCCTACAATGAAAGATGAATTGCAAGCCCGTTATCGTGATTGGGTAGAAGCTAACCGTGAATATGTGCATAAGGTTTCTAAAGGTAAACTGGGCTATGTCCACATTCCGGATATGCAAAAAGATGGCTTGATTGAATTTCATCGCTATTTTCTGGCAGAAGTGGATTATGAAGGACTGATTATTGATGTCCGTAATAATGGAGGAGGCAGCGTTTCCGGATTGCTTTTGCAAAAATTGGCTCGTAAAAGAATCGGCTACGATAAAACCCGTTGGTGGGATGATAATCCTTATTTGGACAATGCTCCAATGGGTCCTATGGTTTGTATCACGGATGAACATGCCGGCAGCGATGGCGATATTTTCTCCCACAGTTTTAAACTACTGGGATTGGGAAAACTGATTGGTAAAAGAACTTGGGGTGGAGTAATTGGAATTTGGCCCCGGCATTGGCTGGTTGATGGAACCATTACAACTCAACCGGAATTCAGTTTTTGGTTTAAGGATGTAGGTTGGGGAGTGGAAAATTACGGAACCGATCCCGATATTGAAGTGGATATTATGCCTCAGGATTATGTTCAAGGTAAAGATCCGCAATTGGATGTTGCTATTAAAACCTGCTTGGCAGAAATAAAGAAAAATCCTCCGCTAAAACCTGACTTTAGCAAGATACCACGCAAGACCTTACCCTGA
- a CDS encoding DUF4810 domain-containing protein, which produces MFVNNKKANLRKFLGLGILIVLGGCAVSPPYVYYGNTSHNYYRYVKKRDANSLEQYKKSLEYVFDYSEKKGIKVPPGLYCDYALIMLTLDHNDLAKEYFQKEKDNWNESQPLMDFLLQRYHLKE; this is translated from the coding sequence ATGTTTGTGAACAATAAGAAAGCGAATTTGCGGAAATTTTTGGGTTTAGGAATTCTTATTGTTTTAGGAGGGTGTGCTGTAAGTCCACCTTATGTTTATTATGGAAATACTTCACATAACTATTATCGTTATGTTAAAAAACGCGATGCCAATTCTTTGGAGCAATATAAAAAGTCCCTTGAATATGTTTTTGATTATAGTGAAAAAAAGGGAATAAAAGTTCCTCCGGGACTGTATTGCGATTATGCTTTAATAATGCTTACCTTGGATCATAACGATTTAGCGAAAGAATATTTTCAGAAGGAAAAAGATAACTGGAACGAATCTCAACCTTTGATGGATTTTCTTCTGCAACGGTATCATTTGAAAGAGTGA